TAATTATCAAACCGATAAATTTGCTTATGACATAGCTTCCGAAAAAGGTATCTTTTTCACGGTTCAAATTGGCGTGTTTTCAAAGCCTGTAAATCTTAAAGAATTGTATGGAATAGACGAGATAGTTTACAGTGAAACCACTTCATCAGGTCTATACCGTTATTTTGTAGGTAAATTTTCATCCCCCAATGATGCCCAACCTTTAAAAAACAAAATGAAAGAAAAAGGCATAACGGATGCATTTATCACTGCATACAAAAATGGCAAAAAAATCACATTGGAAGAAGCAATGGCATCATCGGCAAGTAATTCGATGATACCTCAACCAAATGTTCAACCGGAAGTACAATCAAATTACTTGATAATTATCGGTGAATTTGCCAACAATGTTCCCGGAGATTTTTCGCAAAAAGTATCACAATCATCAACGAAAATTGCTGCTGTTGAAAAAGACGGCAAAATACGCTATATTTATTCTACGGCAAATAATTTGACTGAAGCAAAATCATTGAAAGCCAGAGCATTGTCGGAAGGTTGGAGTTATGTAAAGGTGGTTGAATCCAAAAATGGACGCGAATCTTTGATCGAAGAGACCGGCAACAATCCTTCGTCTCAAGCGGCCGTCAACAATAATTCGCCTGAAACTAAGCCAAATGTTAACACAACCACAAATAATGTTTCTGCCCAAAAAATCGTTTATAAGGTAATCATAGGAGAGTTTGATGAAGAAGTGCCTAATGATGTGGCTGAAATTTATCTTCAGTTGGATGATATCGAATCATATACAAGAGGCACCACAACAGTGTATACTGTAGGAAAATTTGCTACTTTTGAGCAGGCAATTAAAAAACAGGAAGAAATGATTCAATTGGGACTAACCAATTCAAGAATAGCAAAATACAATGAAAAGGGCGAAGAAATTAAATAACACGCTGTTGCATAAAGCAGCAATTTTAGTGATAGGCATCATCTTATTTTGGGGATGTTCAAAAGTGCCAATTATAGGAAGAAAGCAATTCAGGCTATTGCCCGAATCAATGATGCTGGCACTTAGTTTGGAAAATTATAATGCTTTTCTCAGTCAAAATCCCAAATTGCCTGACAATCGCAATGAAGTAAAATTGGTAAGAAAAATTGGCAACCGGATTGCCCATGCTTGCGAAAATTTATTAAAAGCAGAAGGATATCAAAAACGCTTAAAAACTTTTCAATGGGAATTCAATGTTGTTGATCAAAATGTGGCAAATGCATGGTGTATGCCTGGTGGGAAAGTGGTAGTATATACAGGCATTTTACCCTATACAGAGACAGAAGATGAACTGGCTGTTGTGATGGGACACGAAATTGCCCATGCCGTTGCCCGCCACGGCAGTGAAAGAATGAGCCAGCAACTTGCGGTATTATTAGGAGGTATGTCACTTTCGGTGGCGATGAAAGAAAAACCTGAGGAAGTAAGAAATTTGTTTTTAGCCGCCTATGGAGTGTCTGCCCAATTGGGTGTGTTGGCATATTCAAGAAAACACGAAACCGAAGCCGATAAGTTAGGATTGATATTTGCAGCCAAGGCAGGATATAACCCTGAAGCTGCCATTTCGTTCTGGAAAAGAATGTCATCATCCGGAGGACCTAATATTCCCCAATTTTTGAGTACTCACCCAAGTCATGAAAAAAGAATAAAAGACCTGGAAGAGTTTATGCCTACTGCTCTTTCTTATTATGAACCATACAACGGTGAATGAAATATGTTAAAGGTAGCAATAATTTTTGGGGGATTTTCAGGGGAAAGACAGATTTCCGAAAAAAGTGCTGCATTTGTTTATGAATGTTTGAGAGAATCTTATGAGTGTTATCTCATAGATATTGATACAAAGCAATGGTCATGCATCATTGATCAGCAAAAATATGCTGTAGATAAAAATGATTTCAGCGTCGACATAAACGGAAAAAAGTTGAAATTTGATATTGTATTTAATGCCTTGCATGGAAGCCCTGCTGAAGATGGTAAGTTGCCTGCATATTTTGAAATGCTGAATATTCCTTTCACCGGTCCGTCTTCTCTTCCTGCTGCTTTAACCATGGATAAATATCTTACCAATAGTGTATTGAAATATCATGGTATTGCCTGCCCTCCATCTCTTATCGTTCGTAAGGGCGAGATAATTCAAACGGAAGAAATTATTGGAAAATTTCAGTTGCCTTTATTTGTCAAACCCAATCAGTCGGGAAGCAGCTTAGGAGTAAGCAAAGTGAAAAATTTTAACGAACTGACGGAAGCTGTTTCAGTAGCTTTTCAGCATGGCAACGAAGTTGTGGTGGAGCAAGGAATTCTTGGTAGAGAATTTTCTTGTGGAGTATACTTACATCAAAGCAAAATTATACCATTACCTGTTACCGAGATTGTTTCACATAACGAATTTTTTGATTTTGCTGCAAAATATCTTAATCAATCAGATGAAATAACTCCGGCTAATATATCACAACATCAATTGGAAGTTTTGCAAAATACTGCCGTGAGAGTGTTCAAAATTCTCAAATTGAAAAGTTTTGCCAGGATAGACATGATTTTGACAACCGATAACATTCCTTATGTCCTTGAAGTAAATACAGTACCGGGTTTATCACCTCAGAGTATAATTCCTCAACAATTGAAAGCTGCAGGATTGGAACCGTCCGAATTTTTTGATTTGATGATTCGTAACGAATTAACATAAATTACCTTGAATAAAACAAAATAGAATACTACTTGACTCTGTGCCTCTATGTGTTTTCAGTGGTTTAGAAAAATAAATTCACCGCGGAGAGCACGGAGAAACACAGAGAAAATAACATGTTTCTATTTCTATTCCATCTACTACATTTTTCTCTATCTTTTATTCAAAATTTTTACAGTTTTTTGATTTCTGTTTCGCTTTTCTAGTATTATGTCTGATACAAATTCACAATTCTTATATGTTCAATGGAAACGCAAAACGACGTAAAAACTATGATTTAAAGAATTGTGTAGAAGTGAGGGAAGGTCAAGACCTCTCCCCAACCCCTCTCCTTCACAAGGAGAGGGGCGCCCGCAAGGGCGGGGTGAGGTTTCAAATCCCCGGTAATTACATTTTGGAGCAATTACGAATTATAGAAACACAAAATGCTCGTAGGCAAGAATTTTATTAATTGAGAGGTGAAAACAACCTCTCCCCAAACCCTTCTCCTTACAAAGGAGAGGGGAGCCCGCAAGGGCGGGGTGAGGTTTTCAAATCCCCGATATTTAAAAATACACTTACCACGGGGAGCATTGAAAAATTACTTACTCTATTCGCCTAACTCATCTAAAATCTCACCACAATCAATCATAATATTTTTTCCGCACAGAAAATGACCTTCCGGACAATGTTTCCGTCCATGCAATCCACATGGCCTACAGGAAAGCTTCTCTTTCGTTTGTTTTACAATAGATTTGTCCGATAAAGGATAAAAACCAAATTCCGGTACAGTAGAGCAATAAAATGCCGTAACAGGAGCATTTACAGCACTTGCCAAATGCAAAGGCGCAGAGTCATTAACATAATTCATCACTGCCGATTGCATCAAAGCAGCTGATTGTAATAAGGACAACTGCCCGCACAAATTTTTCGCATTCTGCTTCTTTGATTTTTTGATCAATACATCAGCAAGATTTATTTCGGATTTAGAACCAATAAAATAGATAAAAATGTGACCGGGAATGCATTGTAAAAGTTTCAACCATTTTTCCTCAGGCAGCTTTTTGGTTTCCCAAACCGACCCCGGTGCAATGGTCACATATGGTTTGCGATGTTTATATTCACTTACTACTTCCTCATCGAGAAGGGACGGATAAATTTTTGGTTTTTCAGGAGGTCCTTCTATAAACACTTGCAGCAAACGGTGATTTCTTTCAATCTCATGTATTCCGGACGATAACGAATGTCTGATTCTATGGGTGTATAAAAAGGATAAAGGATTTTTATCAAAACCTGTCACTTGCTTA
The Vicingaceae bacterium genome window above contains:
- a CDS encoding peptidase M48, producing MKRAKKLNNTLLHKAAILVIGIILFWGCSKVPIIGRKQFRLLPESMMLALSLENYNAFLSQNPKLPDNRNEVKLVRKIGNRIAHACENLLKAEGYQKRLKTFQWEFNVVDQNVANAWCMPGGKVVVYTGILPYTETEDELAVVMGHEIAHAVARHGSERMSQQLAVLLGGMSLSVAMKEKPEEVRNLFLAAYGVSAQLGVLAYSRKHETEADKLGLIFAAKAGYNPEAAISFWKRMSSSGGPNIPQFLSTHPSHEKRIKDLEEFMPTALSYYEPYNGE
- the ddl gene encoding D-alanine--D-alanine ligase: MLKVAIIFGGFSGERQISEKSAAFVYECLRESYECYLIDIDTKQWSCIIDQQKYAVDKNDFSVDINGKKLKFDIVFNALHGSPAEDGKLPAYFEMLNIPFTGPSSLPAALTMDKYLTNSVLKYHGIACPPSLIVRKGEIIQTEEIIGKFQLPLFVKPNQSGSSLGVSKVKNFNELTEAVSVAFQHGNEVVVEQGILGREFSCGVYLHQSKIIPLPVTEIVSHNEFFDFAAKYLNQSDEITPANISQHQLEVLQNTAVRVFKILKLKSFARIDMILTTDNIPYVLEVNTVPGLSPQSIIPQQLKAAGLEPSEFFDLMIRNELT
- the rfaF gene encoding ADP-heptosyltransferase; translated protein: MKRKVLFIQTAFIGDAILISSALETWHKHFPDDNIYLLVKKGNETVYDNHPFLKEVWTFDKNRKWKDLLSFMKLIRGHSFDLVFNFHRFFTSGLLAVLSGAKQVTGFDKNPLSFLYTHRIRHSLSSGIHEIERNHRLLQVFIEGPPEKPKIYPSLLDEEVVSEYKHRKPYVTIAPGSVWETKKLPEEKWLKLLQCIPGHIFIYFIGSKSEINLADVLIKKSKKQNAKNLCGQLSLLQSAALMQSAVMNYVNDSAPLHLASAVNAPVTAFYCSTVPEFGFYPLSDKSIVKQTKEKLSCRPCGLHGRKHCPEGHFLCGKNIMIDCGEILDELGE